The window GGGCCTTCTCCGGCGTTCAGGCGTCTGTCGCGGAAAACGAGGTGAAAGACGCGAAGCAAACGCCGCTCCATGTCGTTCTcggctctctcttcgtcgtctgtctcttctgaCGGCCGAGGCTTCACTCCGGCGCGATCCCCGTCTGccgagcgaggaagcgcgcctcgccgcttcgccAGTTCAGCCGCCGGCGATGCGCCCGTTCCCGCCCCCCGAAGAGAAGATCctgtttcctcctcgccgctgtttCTCCGCATTAGTTGCCTCCTTGACGCAGCTGGCGAAGGAGAAAGGGTGGGATCGATTCgcttgcgcgccgcggcgtctccggcgtcacgctgcgtcgcctccctttGAATCTGTCGCAGCTTGTCTCGTACAGTCTCGGGCATCCCGCCTTCCCCGGCCGCCCTTtcgaggagctccgcgagctGTCTCACCCAGCTTCCTTCGTCTTTCGCCTTgacctcctcctcctgcggctctcgctctcctcccagcgcgtctgtcgctgcctcgtctgtcTTGCGGCGCCTTGGCACGGATCCGCCCCGAGCCCCGGCCGCGTCcttccccgcgccgcctgcgaagacgccctcggtcggcgcagacgcacccACAGCCCTAGGGAACGCCAGCGAATGGAGGGGTTGCGACGCGGACAACGGCACGGGGCAAGTGCGCAACTGCGAAAGCAGGGAGAGGTGTtcgcggtggcggcgctccagctcctcaacgcgctgctgcagccgatCGTTCTCCGAGGcctgagaaaaagaaaaccgaAAACCAGAGTATGCCCCTGTCTCGAAATGTGCATTTCCGCTGCCCAGACTCGTGCTCAAGAGCCCGCCGCGTGAAACTCAGCTGCAAAGTGTCATTCTTCCGCCCGAaactcgcgcctcgcgcaggcgcttgcgGCTGTGTGCGGCTGCCCACTCCTCGCCTGTGCCGCGCTACACGCCGCGCCCTAGAGAGCTGTCGCTCAGAGGAGCCGgccccttcccccctcttACGGCCTTTTCTCACACCCACTACTGAGGAGGAGTGCCACAGAAGAGGCCTCTGTGGGGAGCTTACGAGagcgtcttctctgtcttgcgccgcgtcgcctcctcctccgcggcctgagAGGTCCCTCGCGCGGacccaggcgccgctgccggtcTCGTCTCGGCGGgttcctgcgcggcctccgggctgcgtcgcgcgtctcgcctcctgGCTCTGatccccgcgggcgcgctgcgacgcgagcagctgttcgccgcgctctctctccagtTCGCGGATGCGTTTTTCCTGCAGTGCGATTCGAGCATGCTGAAGCTGCACACGGGCCTGGAGGCGGTTCACgtcgcgaggcagcgggctGCAAGGCGAAGCCTCGATCGCCGACGAGGGGGGGAgccgcgtgcctccgccttgcgagctgggcgaggaaggaggcgaaagcgaggcggaggggagCGAAAAGGAGCCGCAAGGCacggaggccggcggcgacggcaggaaggaaggcgacgcgcgcagcggatATGGTGCGCGCGTCTCATCCTCatcgtccgcggcggcggcgcgcgacgacgcgccgaagAACGCCATCGTGGGAAGaaaggaagaggcagacgacagcACACACGTGAGCACgactcgctgcagagagcgcctTACCTCACAGCAGATGTGGGAGTGATGTGCGTGTCCTCGTGAGACGCAGACTGTAGAGGGGGAActgggggggggcggggggggggcgggggggggttAGGCCCCcagccagccgcgccgcgggagcccCCGAAAAAATAGGGCcaagagagcgaggacgaaggGAGAGCAagagcgaggcagctgccCAAAGGACGATGCGAagacagccgcagccggctATGACTCTGGAAGGCTCCCTGGAGGCAAGCAATGAGGCAAACagcaggagggcgccgcgaggcagctgcggcggcgcggcgatcACGCGCTCAACAAAGGCAGACAGACTCTGAGGCCGCGAGACGGAGGTGCGAAGCTACTAGGCAGCTGAGATGCTGCAGAGTGAAGGCGCCACCACCGGAAGACACAGttgcgccgcagagggaaAGCAGATGAGAAGAGTGCCTGAGGAAACTTGAGAAACGGGCAGCGTGCGGTCATCGTGTCTCCGCGGACTTTGCACGCACGGCAGGGAGGAAACGATCGACTCTGAAGAGCTGCGGACGAAAAGACCAACTTCTGCGCTAGAAAAAGTTGTGAATTTAGTTGCAAATGACTAGGATACGCGTCTTGGTCCAGGCGATTGGTAAAaggtcttcttctgcttgaCTCGTTTCTTCTCCCGTCTCCTGCCAGCCTTTTCTCAGTCAGCGCGCATGCCCCcccagcagcggagacacgaGGACAGCAGCGATGTGCAAAAGCGAACGAGTTATTTTTTGCCACGCCTCTAGCTCTCCAGTCAGAGGTCTATCTTTCTTTGTTTATTCTTGATTCTCTGTTGTATTTGAGGCTGCTGGTGGCTATCGAGCCTCGCCTTTGCCGCGTGCCGTCTTCGGCTCTAAAGCCAACACGCTACCTGCGCCAATCGCGGCGCGGCTACATTCGAGAACCAAGACCTTTACGTGGGTTCGTCGCTAGTCTCGCGGGCCAGGACCGAGGTTCTTGTCTATTTTACTCTTTTCGTCTCTGTTTCGCGCTCTTGAAGCCTTGACTTGGTGGGTTATAATGGCTCGACGAAGGTAGCGACCGACGAGAAAACGACTCGACGCCACCGCCACATGAGACACAAGACAAGGAACTTGCAAAGAAGctgagaaggaggcgcccCTCTCCTcattctctcctctttctcctgcattttcctctcgctcctGTGTCGCCAGTTCATCTTCTCGACCTGCTTTCCTTCCTAGAGTCGACTCATGGCGAGTCAGGGCAACCCGTTCGCGGCCTTCACGTttcaggccgccgcgacgcctccccgcgcgtcgccacaGTCTTCTTCATCAAGGGCTGGTGCCTTCTcggcttcgcctgctgcttctcgtgcttcctcttcttctgctcatttatcctcgccggcgctcggCCGCCCAGGTGCACATACACCTGCGCGAGCCGCTCGGGTTGAGGGAAGTGAGACTCCGCAGCGTTGCtgtccgcggcctgcgtcgctctaCACTGCAGGATCTCAGCCGCTGAGTCCGGGGACATTGAACACTCACGGCGAAGATTGCAGGACGTCTTTCGGCGAGACAGACTCCGCTGAACAAGCGGAGAGAGTCAAAAGGAGAAGGGTCGCCTCGCCAGCAGCCAACGAATCGCATtccagcgcgtgcgcgagcgaggagttggcgagctcgtcgccttccAGCCACTGCCGGCTGGATGATCCACAGACCGTCGAAATcctgtcgtcctcctcgcgggctgcctcgccgtctccccccgcgccttcgctgcacTTGCGGCTGCCCCAAAGCGCGGCACGGTCTGCTTCGCCGGGCGACTCTTCACTTCACGTtgcttctgcgtcgttcTCGTTTGAGGtgtcttcgtctcgctcgtcCGCTTCTGGTTCAATTTTgtcgcctgctgccgcttctgcctcttcttctcgggaAGGCCCTGAGGCACTTACCtcgtgcggaggcgccctcttgccgcggcgcgcagagtctGGCAGCGAAGAAGCTGGTCGtagcggagaaggcggagacgagagacTTGTCGAAGGCAACAAGTCCGCGGCGGACACCcagacacgccgccgcgcagacgcacaagccccgggagagggagaagatcACGCATCGCCGAACGCACGCCAAAAGGTCGGAGTCGCAGACTCGCCGAATCCTCCAGGGAGCGCGCAGTCGCCCGCGGGAGGGCCTGGCGCCACGTGGGGAACGTCGCCAGCATCGGTTGGCGCCAAGGCGCCTAAATCCTCGCCTCAAGAGCGGCATTTTCTGGGGCCGTTGAAGGCCAAGTCCCGCAGAAAGCCTCTCACCCAGAAGTCGTCCTCCAGCCTCCCTTCCGGCTCGCCCAACGCGCCAGCGTTCTCTGCCTCGAAGTCTTCACCGGCGCCAGATGCTTCCTCAACCGGGGTCGcaccgtcgcccgcgtcagTGGCGTCTGGCGGGTCGGGTGTGCGTCCATCCGGCGGACCATCTCAAGGGCAGTGCgggcgcagaaaaaagcaaaCACGGCGCGCTCCGGCTGACGCGGGCACCGACCCTCCTCCTCAGCGTGTGTCACCAGCCTCTTTTTCGCTAGCGGACTGGATAGAAggtctcccgcgcgcgccgcaattcgtctcttcgtccgagctgctgcagtctccgaacgaagccgcggcacctccaggctggaggcgcgtctTGGGGTCGCTCATTCTGCTGCGACAGCAGCACGGCTACGAAGCGCAGGTCGATGAATTCTACCAGTACCTCGTTCGGCTCAATGTGAGGCGCTGCATCCGAGACGCCAAGTTCTTACGCCTGCAGCTGTGCCTGCACATATATTTGCGAGAGTACAGAGAGCTCCATCGATatagagagagcgagggagagagacagctcCGCGTGGGTAGATGCGCAGGTAGATAGACcgatacatagatagacagatgcATAGGTAGGAAggcagatagatagacagacagGGATATCCAAGCCCTTCagcgcgtgtctgtctgtgAAGCGGCATTCTGGGCGTCTCTCTTTTTGTTTGGTTGTCAGCGCTTCAAAGAGCCGAAATTCCTCGCGGTTGTGGCAGGCATTTTGAGCATCCGCTGTCGAGATcccgtcgccctgcgcgcgaTGGAGACCTTCATCAAGGCAGCTACACGTCACGCGATCTCCTTCGCGATGCGGAAATCGaacgcgtcgccttcctccctcgcggccccgcctcccgctcctctctcttctgcggacGCCTCGTTAGATGCATCGGCCGCGGTCTCCTTGCCTTTCTcagcggctgaggcgcgccgggcggcggccgcggcgccctccggagcgacgccggaggACACTCCCGAGGAGGCAGAGTTGAGAAAAAAATTCGAAGAAGAAGGCCCCACGTGCACAGTCGTGCAGGTGCGCGAGGGGAGGAcggaagacgaaaaacgagacccgtctgcgcagctctgcgcaacatcgagccgccgcagccccggcGAGCCTCTACGGGAGCTCTGTGTCTCTCACACCCCCCCACACAATTGCCGTGCGAGTGTATTCGTGTATTGTCTGTTTTGCTGCGTCCTATATGTATCACTCAAGGATGCGCCCAGAACGACGACGGTCTGCGTGTTGCTTTTGAAGACACGCAAAACCTGCGTCTGGCGgctgcggtggcggcggccgcgcttgGCTCTTGACTCAGTCGTCGCTGaggtctctgcagcgcgcgtgtGATTTTATTTTTTGTTCAGCATatggcgcaggcggagatCGAGGCGAGTATCTCCTGCGTGAACTTCAAGGCTtcgaaggcagagagaatTCTTCTGCTGGCGCAGACGCTCGTGAGGACTttccgcagccgcgtgcCCTCCACGTACGAAGAGCTGCTCAAACTGCCTGGCGTCGGGCCTACGGTACGTTTGCGTGTCTGTGTACTGCAATCGGCTTCTCCTGGCCTTTCCGCCGAGCGCGTCGTGCGCTGCAGGGGGCATACAGGCGGGCGATTTTCCTATAATACGCGTTATACTAAGCTGCGGAGTGTAGGCTTGCGAAATCGTCGCTCTTCAGCTTCGCCCTGTACAGGCAtcctgcttcctctgcacTTCGGTCGCTGCAATTGCCGTTGTCCTCCAAGTGATTATACGTATTATGGGTATCCCTTTAGCCTTTCGAAATACTTATGAAGCACCCTGCTGCATGAACAGCGTTTTTATTCCACGGGCTTAGTGTCTAGGCACCTCGTCGTCCAAGTAGCTAACATGGCGAATGCGAGCGCGTCACTTTCTCGACGCTCTTCGTTGTAGCGTCGCGCGGATTGGATTTGCGGATGCCGGCGCCTGTCAAGTGTGGGTGTTTCGTTTTGACTGCGACATCCAACGTAGATGGCAAACCTCCTCCTCACGCTGCACTACGGGCGcaacgaggcgccgcgcccgcagacgctctccgcgcggtTTCTGCGTGACAAGAAGCCGCTGTCCTTCATTCCGCTGGACGATGAAGGCCTTCTGGCGCTCCACATTGACCTGCCTGAGGCGTTTGCCGCCTCAAGCGCCTCTCAGGCGGAGCCGTGCGGGctccaggcggcgcgagccgacGGGCGACGGACAGGCGGGCAGAAAAAGGAAGACACTGGCGGCGACCTGGGGACGACATTggtgcgaggcgaggcgagcgggggagagcagcgcgagggaAGCGCAGCAGTGGGCGCCGgcacgaagcgcgaggagaaagtcgaagaggcggagggcgaggaggcgccggctccagaggagacgcgcggccgctcctcgggggggctgcgggcggcgccggtgctcggcgcggagacagaggagacgatCTCTCTCGAGCTGGATGAGCCTCAAGTTTTTCAGCTTCTCAAGAACGGCGGCGGACTCTTCATGGATATGAACATGAGCCGCGCGGCCAGGAGCTTCAAATGGCTGTCgcaggacgacggcgccgaccTCGAAAGCGCGAGGAAAGCGCTCGAAAAGTAAGAAGAGACGGTTTGCAAGCTTTGCAGGGTGTCGTGGGAGCCACGCTATTCAGACGATACCATAATAATATGGTTATTATCAAATATTAAGGTCTAGTTGTTCTATGGCTATGTGCGCGGACGGATGTGTGTGCGTGGGTAGCTGTGGACGTTGATTCTCAGTGATTTACGGCGAGTCAAATCGATACGTAGCCGGGGATGTCGACACACACATGCGTGCGAGAAAGTGATTTCAAGTGACTAAGGTCTCGTCCTCCGCCCACCGTATTAACACGGCGGAGTGGCTGACGCCCCAAGCccatatgcatatgtagTACATAATATATACTATATATGATGTATAATGTGTAATgcatattcatatatatctatacataATACTTTTCGAGTTTTCGGGGCTGGAAGACCGCTGCATAGGCCCACGAGGCATtcgtgcggctgcggcagtaGTGGAGCCGCCTTGTTTGGCGGAGGTTGCCCCGGTTGCGACGATGCATTCCCAACAAAACTGAGGCTTTGAAGCACGGTTTTTGAGCCGTCTGTTCAGGTGGGTGCCCCCCGGTCTTTATCTCGAACTCCCCCTGCTCCTCACGACTTTCATTCAGCTGCTCTGCGGCAAGGAGACTCCAAAGTGAGCAGACGCCACCGGTTCAGGCTTCGGCTGTCGCGgcccgcgtcctcgcgtGGACGCGTAGTGGCCTTCATGCTGTCACATTCGATTCTTGACAGCACTGCTGCTGGCATTCggcttttctttctttttctcaaccccgcgtcctccgtctccgtcgcgaCCGAGGTCTTCCGGTGTGAGGTgttcgctcgcgcggcgcagggccgCGGCTGTAGCCTCTCTCAATCCGCTGCTTCAGTCTGTCGCGTGCCTCTCTGTTTTCGCTTGCGCAGATGTTCAGTTTGCTGGCTAGCTGACGTCTGCATCCACcgtcagcgcgccgcgcagcagcggcagcgcggcgcaggccgttCGCTCTCCCCCTCAGAAAACGCGACCAGCGGGgaacgcagacgcgacgccgaagacgaagtCTGcaaacgcagagagcgaaccGCGCGCCGGatgggcgccgacgcggaggtTGCGAGCCTGGTGCAGAGCGAGGggagcggcggacgcggagtaatcgctggcgacgcggcgcgcgagacgcaggcggacgacgagaaggaatcgcaggcaggcgatgcagaggaaacagacgagaaggaagcgggagacgccgaggaagagTTTCCGCAGGCGAGACACAGAGGCGTCACGTGTGTGTCTGACTCTGACTCGAGCGTCGAGGAgtgcgtcgcgcgagaagaTGGACGAGCAGGCGAgcaagacgaggaggaggaggagcctgTCATGGTGCTGGGCGTGAGGGAGGCCTGGGAGTGATCGACAGAAGCGAAACGGAACATACGAAGCATCGTgaaagaagcgagagagagaggagaaaacgcgcggcTCAAGTAAGCGAGGGCGTGCGACATGCAACAGGAGAGCGACCCTCAGCCGGCAGGAGAAAGAAGTGAGCTGAACGCTTCGAGCGAGGGTTTAAGGTTTACGGAAATGCGAGAACAGAAAGTCGGTGAAAATAAAGCTTTAAAAGCAGGAGTAGCTTCGTGAGGCACAGGAGCGAGCCTGATAAAGAGATGCGGCAAAGACGTGTGCCGAGGAAAAAATCAGAATCAGCCTGAAAGCCGGTCAGCTGTCACTTCACGCCCTTCTGCTCGGGATGCGAAAGGGATGGCGTCGTTTTAGGGATGTGTCCGCATTCAGAGGGAGCAAAATATGCAAGAGTTTGTGTCATCTCTTTTTTCGAGTGATGAATCACAAGTTGTAACTCGCTCCATAGGCGAGCTCTTGTCTCTAAGTCTTATTTGATGTCGCTGTCCGCCGACAGCGACATCGGTTAGTCTTTCTGGGCCCTTCTCTCCGCAT is drawn from Besnoitia besnoiti strain Bb-Ger1 chromosome VI, whole genome shotgun sequence and contains these coding sequences:
- a CDS encoding hypothetical protein (encoded by transcript BESB_068680); the protein is MASQGNPFAAFTFQAAATPPRASPQSSSSRAGAFSASPAASRASSSSAHLSSPALGRPGAHTPARAARVEGSETPQRCCPRPASLYTAGSQPLSPGTLNTHGEDCRTSFGETDSAEQAERVKRRRVASPAANESHSSACASEELASSSPSSHCRLDDPQTVEILSSSSRAASPSPPAPSLHLRLPQSAARSASPGDSSLHVASASFSFEVSSSRSSASGSILSPAAASASSSREGPEALTSCGGALLPRRAESGSEEAGRSGEGGDERLVEGNKSAADTQTRRRADAQAPGEGEDHASPNARQKVGVADSPNPPGSAQSPAGGPGATWGTSPASVGAKAPKSSPQERHFLGPLKAKSRRKPLTQKSSSSLPSGSPNAPAFSASKSSPAPDASSTGVAPSPASVASGGSGVRPSGGPSQGQCGRRKKQTRRAPADAGTDPPPQRVSPASFSLADWIEGLPRAPQFVSSSELLQSPNEAAAPPGWRRVLGSLILLRQQHGYEAQVDEFYQYLVRLNRFKEPKFLAVVAGILSIRCRDPVALRAMETFIKAATRHAISFAMRKSNASPSSLAAPPPAPLSSADASLDASAAVSLPFSAAEARRAAAAAPSGATPEDTPEEAELRKKFEEEGPTCTVVQHMAQAEIEASISCVNFKASKAERILLLAQTLVRTFRSRVPSTYEELLKLPGVGPTMANLLLTLHYGRNEAPRPQTLSARFLRDKKPLSFIPLDDEGLLALHIDLPEAFAASSASQAEPCGLQAARADGRRTGGQKKEDTGGDLGTTLVRGEASGGEQREGSAAVGAGTKREEKVEEAEGEEAPAPEETRGRSSGGLRAAPVLGAETEETISLELDEPQVFQLLKNGGGLFMDMNMSRAARSFKWLSQDDGADLESARKALEKWVPPGLYLELPLLLTTFIQLLCGKETPKCSVCWLADVCIHRQRAAQQRQRGAGRSLSPSENATSGERRRDAEDEVCKRRERTARRMGADAEVASLVQSEGSGGRGVIAGDAARETQADDEKESQAGDAEETDEKEAGDAEEEFPQARHRGVTCVSDSDSSVEECVAREDGRAGEQDEEEEEPVMVLGVREAWE